The Eremothecium gossypii ATCC 10895 chromosome IV, complete sequence genome contains a region encoding:
- the ADI1 gene encoding acireductone dioxygenase (Ni2+-requiring) (Syntenic homolog of Saccharomyces cerevisiae YMR009W (ADI1)), protein MVEAYVHDNNTHVDCRAPHHSGKSVSLERLASLGVFYRHCRSQDEVDAVACARHYSNRDEVTISPASFPSEDAFRDKLAVFYTEHLHEDEEIRYALAGEGYFDLRDATTGDWIRVKLTTGDLLIVPAGIYHRFTVTESNFIRAQRLFKDEPKWQAFNRPEGDARPVHKEYLASLAI, encoded by the coding sequence ATGGTGGAAGCCTACGTGCACGACAACAACACCCATGTGGActgccgcgcgccgcaccACAGCGGCAAGTCAGTCTCGCTGGAACGCCTCGCGAGCCTAGGCGTGTTCTACCGCCACTGCCGCAGCCAGGATGAAGTGGACGCTGTTGCTTGTGCCCGCCACTACAGCAACCGGGACGAGGTGACCATCTCGCCGGCCAGTTTTCCGTCCGAGGACGCGTTCCGCGATAAGCTCGCGGTGTTCTACACAGAGCATCTGCACGAAGACGAGGAAATCCGCTACGCCCTCGCAGGCGAGGGCTACTTCGACTTGCGTGACGCCACCACGGGCGACTGGATCCGCGTGAAACTCACGACGGGCGACCTACTGATCGTGCCCGCCGGCATCTACCACCGTTTCACCGTGACAGAGTCCAACTTCATCCGCGCCCAGCGCCTTTTCAAAGACGAACCGAAGTGGCAGGCCTTCAACCGCCCAGAAGGCGATGCACGCCCAGTCCACAAGGAGTACCTTGCCTCTTTAGCGATATAG
- the ANY1 gene encoding Any1p (Syntenic homolog of Saccharomyces cerevisiae YMR010W) — translation MLNSTVIGRDVGEAAAALGGGAPGFGSYWPRIDQFYIPPWLDVQFLANNIISFTPLFSYGTTVWSIKRSKTALGFSIDICATMLIASILRVSYYLITPYDVALLRQSLVMIFIQLILLYTSLCYRPEEYKYESLKPVERFGQLSQDVWQEFFPLCSMGAGWKGIWQAMSWNSFAGYMEKMLLVALYKFLKFFDPGYQRIGAFWQWNNPRYFWLFLLWFTCGQFLMTFFIARVMNLEWLGQWLGSFIGSLGLLIEALLPLPQISILHTLKSVQGFKLILLVSWLCGDILKISYLVFGAKNISMIFFLFALFQMGLDIYIAFIYVYYKYYFPKYRRKSEPPRIEMQMLLSNGEAAAFSV, via the coding sequence ATGTTGAACAGTACGGTGATCGGTAGAGACGTGGGCGaagccgccgccgcactCGGTGGAGGCGCACCCGGTTTCGGGTCTTACTGGCCACGTATCGACCAGTTTTACATCCCGCCGTGGTTGGATGTGCAATTTCTCGCCAACAACATCATCAGCTTCACGCCGTTGTTCTCCTACGGGACGACGGTATGGAGCATCAAGCGATCGAAGACGGCGCTAGGGTTCTCCATCGACATATGCGCGACTATGCTGATCGCAAGCATCTTGCGTGTGTCTTATTACCTAATTACGCCGTACGATGTGGCACTTCTCCGGCAGTCTTTGGTGATGATCTTCATCCAACTGATCCTTCTCTATACCAGTTTGTGCTACCGACCAGAGGAATACAAGTACGAGAGCTTAAAGCCGGTGGAGCGATTTGGTCAGCTCTCACAGGACGTGTGGCAGGAGTTTTTTCCCCTGTGCTCGATGGGTGCCGGTTGGAAGGGCATCTGGCAGGCCATGTCTTGGAACAGCTTTGCAGGCTACATGGAGAAGATGCTATTGGTAGCGCTTTACAAGTTCCTCAAATTTTTCGACCCGGGATACCAGCGCATAGGCGCATTTTGGCAGTGGAATAACCCACGCTACTTTTGGTTGTTTCTACTATGGTTCACGTGCGGGCAGTTCTTGATGACCTTTTTTATAGCCCGGGTGATGAACTTGGAGTGGTTAGGCCAGTGGCTCGGTTCATTTATTGGCTCACTAGGGCTTTTGATCGAGGCCTTACTTCCGCTGCCGCAGATTTCAATTTTGCATACCTTGAAGAGCGTTCAAGGCTTTAAGTTGATTCTTTTGGTCAGCTGGCTTTGCGGCGATATTCTCAAAATCAGTTACTTAGTCTTTGGGGCCAAGAATATATCCATGATTTTTTTCTTATTTGCATTGTTCCAGATGGGTTTGGACATATATATTGCATTCATCTACGTGTACTACAAG